One window of Phycodurus eques isolate BA_2022a chromosome 17, UOR_Pequ_1.1, whole genome shotgun sequence genomic DNA carries:
- the rad50 gene encoding DNA repair protein RAD50 isoform X2 encodes MSKIDKMSILGVRSFGIEDKDKQVISFFSPLTVLVGPNGAGKTTIIECLKYATAGELPPGSKGGAFVHDPKDVHETDVRAQIRLLFSDVNGEKVTIHRSMSCTQKAKNYSFKSLEQVITRLKDGEKVSLSSKCGELDREMISALGVSKPVLNHVIFCHQEDSNWPLSEGKALKEKFDSIFAATKYIKALDTMRQLRLKQNNTVRECQVELRFLKQNKEKAQQIREIVANKEAQLMASKDSIHLIESQINPLENLLADIDLKLGKVMKLDNDIKALDSRKKQMEEDNKELEETMEQVFQGSTEQLQELYQNHQKTVREKERRLTDCQKELERAGRECQRLNRVKADLLVEQGRLQLEADRHTQNIKNRDTQVRLLSSQLEMEGYDRPPFTTLQLESFHRHLTQRLEQEKATVAQVMVDLQEKEEQKQQSIDEIRDKKTGLERTVELKRDLQGKKQQELRIVRTELQRLEGSSGRMQELENDLAKAERELQRALQMSNVEELKVEVVELQREKAELDRTQRQLDQEMGLLNIHTTARTQMDMLTKDKKEKEEQVRKIKSRHSDDLVSLLGHFPNKRELEDWLYAKSKEIHSTRDKLAKLNKDLASSEQNKSHIAAELRKKEQQLTNDEEKFFIVCGSQDLEQDLGKVKEDLEKISKQRAMLAGATAVYTQFISQLTEEREPCCPVCQRTFPSEADLQEVISDMQSKLRLVPDKLKNTEQDLKRKEKRRDEMMTLKPVRQSIVQLQEKELPELRNRLQSVNREIERLKSDVEEQETLLAMLMSEEETAKACQQDIALMDRFLMDLKEVERKIAQNGAKLQGVDLTRTIQQVSQEKQETQLKLDTACSKMELKRKLIQDQQDQIQMLKSCVNETKAEKLQLSSDMQKQQQLEEQCVDFTTEIQTLTRDIREAKEQLSPLSATLDKMQQEKQELMERKRQKQEEGQEKINAIKEKVKTITILERDICKYLEEGKDEYKEQKESELQDTNTQLHEAERHKEKISKEMGNIRQDIDTQKVQERWLQDNLTLRKRVEELKEVEAQREALCKDLGNMQVIQLRQERREAERKMEDLKKNRSIALGRQNGFEEELLHYKKELREDQYNKADELYKNKMIVMRTTELVIKDLDLYYKALDQSQSWRLWLCGLEPGFLDYTHKDLQL; translated from the exons ATGTCCAAAATAGACAAGATGAGCATCCTCGGGGTGCGCAGCTTTGGGATTGAGGACAAAGACAAACAAGTCATCTCGTTCTTCTCTCCCCTCACGGTTCTGGTTGGTCCAAACGGAGCAGGCAAAACG accATTATTGAGTGCCTCAAGTATGCCACAGCAGGAGAACTTCCCCCAGGTTCTAAAGGAGGCGCTTTTGTCCATGATCCAAAg GATGTTCACGAAACAGACGTGCGAGCGCAGATACGACTTCTGTTCTCTGATGTCAACGGAGAGAAAGTCACCATCCATCGTTCCATGTCCTGCACCCAGAAAGCGAAGAACTACTCATTTAAAAGCTTGGAGCAGGTTATTACCCGGCTAAA GGATGGCGAGAAGGTGAGCTTGTCATCCAAGTGTGGCGAGTTGGACCGTGAGATGATATCCGCACTCGGCGTGTCCAAGCCCGTGTTGAATCACGTCATATTCTGCCACCAAGAGGATTCCAACTGGCCACTTAGTGAGGGCAAGGCGCTCAAAGAAAAGTTTGATTCCATCTTCGCTGCAACCAA GTATATCAAAGCTCTGGACACAATGCGTCAGTTGCGTCTCAAGCAGAACAACACCGTGAGAGAGTGTCAGGTGGAGTTGCGCTTCTTGAAGCAGAACAAAGAAAAAGCCCAGCAAATTAGAGAGATTGTTGCCAACAAGGAGGCTCAGCTGATGGCCTCCAAGGACAGTATCCATCTGATTGAAAGCCAGATAAATCCACTGGAG AATCTGCTGGCAGACATTGACTTAAAACTGGGAAAAGTAATGAAGCTGGACAATGATATTAAAGCTTTGGACAGCAGGAAGAAACAGATGGAAGAAGACAACAAGGAGCTGGAGGAAACAATGGAACAG GTGTTCCAGGGTTCGACTGAGCAGCTGCAGGAGCTGTACCAGAACCACCAGAAAACAGTGAGGGAGAAGGAACGCAGGCTGACCGACTGCCAGAAGGAGCTGGAGCGAGCTGGCAGGGAGTGTCAGAGACTCAACAGGGTCAAGGCTGATCTCTTGGTGGAACAAG GACGTTTACAGCTGGAGGCTGACCGccacacacaaaacatcaaAAACCGTGACACTCAG GTCCGTTTATTGTCGTCCCAACTGGAGATGGAGGGCTACGACCGACCGCCTTTCACGACTCTTCAGCTTGAGAGCTTTCATCGTCACCTCACACAGAGACTGGAGCAGGAAAAAGCCACAGTCGCTCAGGTTATG GTGGACTTGCAGGAAAAGGAGGAGCAgaaacaacagtcaattgatGAGATCAGGGACAAGAAGACGGGCCTGGAGAGGACAGTGGAGCTGAAAAGAGACCTGCAGGGAAAGAAGCAGCAAGAGCTCCGGATTGTCCGCACTGAGCTGCAGAGGCTTGAAGGTTCGTCCGGCAGAATGCAGGAGCTGGAAAATGATCTGGCCAAAGCG gagCGTGAGCTGCAGAGAGCCCTGCAGATGTCCAATGTAGAGGAGCTGAAGGTCGAGGTTGTGGAGCTCCAGAGAGAAAAGGCAGAGCTCGACCGCACACAAAGACAGCTGGACCAAGAGATGGGACTGCTCAACATACACACGACTGCACGCACACAGATGGACATGCTGACAAAGGACAAG aaagaaaaagaggagcAGGTACGCAAGATCAAATCGCGTCACAGTGACGATCTGGTGTCACTGCTGGGCCACTTCCCCAACAAAAGAGAGCTGGAGGACTGGCTCTACGCTAAGTCAAAGGAAATACACAGCACCAGGGACAAACTGGCCAAACTCAA TAAGGACTTAGCGTCCAGCGAGCAGAATAAGAGCCACATTGCTGCTGAGCTACGTAAAAAGGAGCAGCAGTTGACAAATGACGAAGAAAAGTTCTTCATTGTGTGCGGAAGTCAAGATCTGGAGCAGGACCTTGGCAAAGTAAAGGAGGACCTAGAAAAAATCTCCAAACAAAGAG CCATGCTCGCTGGAGCCACTGCAGTCTACACCCAGTTCATTAGCCAGCTGACTGAGGAGAGGGAGCCCTGCTGCCCCGTCTGCCAGCGGACATTCCCGTCCGAGGCTGACCTGCAGGAGGTCATCAGCGACATGCAGTCCAAACTGCGCCTGGTTCCAGATAAGCTGAAAAACACAGAGCAGGACCTGAAGAGGAAGGAGAAAAGGCGAGATGAGATGATGACTCTAAAACCAGTCAG GCAGTCCATTGTGCAGTTACAAGAGAAGGAGTTACCCGAGCTGAGAAATCGGTTGCAGAGTGTGAACAGAGAAATTGAGAGGCTGAAAAGTGATGTAGAGGAGCAGGAGACTCTGCTTGCGATGCTGATGTCTGAGGAGGAAACAGCCAAAGCTTGTCAGCAGGACATTGCCCTCATGGACAGATTCCTG ATGGACCTAAAGGAAGTGGAGAGGAAAATAGCTCAGAATGGAGCCAAACTCCAGGGAGTAGACCTGACCAGAACCATTCAGCAAGTCAGTCAGGAGAAGCAGGAGACTCAACTCAAGTTAGACACCG CATGCAGTAAGATGGAACTGAAACGTAAGTTGATCCAAGACCAGCAGGATCAGATACAGATGCTGAAGAGTTGTGTGAACGAGACCAAAGCAGAGAAACTCCAGCTGAGCAGCGACatgcagaagcagcagcagctagAGGAGCAGTGTGTTGATTTCACCACGGAGATTCAGACCTTAACAAGGGACATCCGG GAGGCAAAGGAACAGCTGTCTCCGTTGTCCGCCACCCTAGATAAGATGCAGCAGGAGAAACAGGAACTGATGGAACGTAAAAGGCAAAAACAGGAGGAAGGACAGGAGAAG ATCAACGCTATCAAAGAGAAAGTAAAGACCATCACCATCTTGGAAAGAGACATCTGCAAGTATCTTGAAGAGGGCAAAGATGAATATAAGGAG CAAAAAGAGTCTGAGCTTCAGGATACTAACACCCAGCTCCACGAGGCTGAACGACACAAAGAGAAGATCAGCAAAGAGATGGGAAACATCCGGCAGGACATTGACACTCAAAAG GTGCAGGAGCGCTGGTTACAGGACAACCTGACCCTAAGAAAGCGGGTTGAGGAGCTTAAAGAGGTTGAGGCTCAGCGAGAGGCCCTTTGCAAAGACCTAGGCAACATGCAAGTGATTCAACTACGCCA AGAACGACGTGAAGCCGAGCGTAAGATGGAGGACCTGAAGAAGAACCGCAGCATTGCACTGGGTCGCCAGAATGGCTTTGAGGAGGAGTTGCTGCATTACAA AAAAGAGCTGCGAGAAGACCAGTACAATAAAGCGGACGAGctctacaaaaacaagatgatTGTAATGCGCACGACAGAGCTAGTCATCAAAGATCTGGATCTCTACTACAAAGCCCTTGATCA ATCACAATCATGGCGTCTGTGGCTCTGTGGTCTCGAACCAGGCTTTTTAGACTACACTCATAAGGATTTGCAATTGTAA